One window from the genome of Chloroflexota bacterium encodes:
- a CDS encoding integrase core domain-containing protein: protein MLRHQLAVLRRTVKRPPLRRRDRVLLTAASSLLPRDRWSVFVVRPQTLVRWHRELVARKWTYRRRSPGRPPIDPELRELVVRLARESPSWGCVRIQGELRKLGIRVGATTIRTILRRAGLGPAPRRDGPSWSEFLRAQTQGMLACDFFTVETAWLRTLYVLFFIELGSRRVHLAGVTANPDCAWVAQQGRNLAVEERLENVRFLVHDRDAKFSGPFDQLMRCEGVKVIKTPFRAPKANAVAERWVRTVRNECLDHVLVFGRRHLEHVLRDYAAHYNAERPHRSLELAAPAGSPQMRASPPSSEIRRRDVLGGLIHEYYAAAA from the coding sequence GTGCTTCGTCACCAGCTGGCGGTGCTGCGTCGGACGGTCAAGCGGCCGCCGTTGCGACGGAGGGACCGAGTGCTGCTCACCGCTGCCAGCAGCCTGCTGCCGAGGGATCGTTGGTCTGTGTTCGTGGTCAGGCCGCAGACGCTGGTTCGCTGGCACCGCGAGCTCGTCGCGAGGAAGTGGACGTACCGGCGCCGCTCTCCGGGTCGGCCGCCGATCGATCCTGAGCTCCGAGAGTTGGTGGTGCGCCTGGCAAGGGAGAGTCCCAGCTGGGGCTGCGTGCGGATCCAGGGCGAGCTGCGCAAGCTCGGCATCCGGGTGGGCGCGACCACGATCAGGACGATCCTGAGGCGTGCCGGTCTCGGTCCGGCCCCACGCCGGGATGGACCGTCGTGGAGCGAGTTCCTGCGAGCGCAGACGCAAGGAATGTTGGCCTGCGATTTCTTTACCGTGGAGACGGCGTGGCTGCGCACGCTGTACGTGTTGTTCTTCATTGAGCTGGGGTCGCGGCGTGTTCACCTCGCTGGAGTCACCGCAAACCCCGACTGCGCCTGGGTTGCCCAGCAGGGCCGCAACCTGGCGGTCGAGGAGCGGCTGGAGAACGTGCGCTTCCTGGTGCACGATCGGGACGCCAAGTTCTCGGGCCCTTTCGATCAGCTCATGCGCTGCGAGGGCGTGAAAGTGATCAAGACGCCGTTCCGGGCGCCGAAGGCGAACGCGGTCGCGGAGCGCTGGGTACGCACCGTTCGAAACGAATGTCTGGATCACGTGCTGGTGTTCGGCCGCCGCCATCTCGAGCACGTCCTTCGCGACTACGCGGCCCACTACAACGCCGAGCGCCCGCACCGCTCGCTGGAGCTTGCCGCTCCCGCCGGCTCACCCCAGATGCGGGCCTCGCCTCCCAGTTCGGAGATCCGCCGCCGAGACGTACTGGGCGGGCTGATCCACGAGTACTACGCTGCGGCCGCATGA